The Nitratidesulfovibrio sp. SRB-5 genomic sequence TCGGGGGTGACGGCAGGCGTTTCGGGCGTCATGCGCCACCCCCCATGGAGCCGGAGATTTCGGCGGGCACGGGCCACCAGCGGCGTCCCGTGATCTTGTGCTGGATCTGGAACAGCCCTTCCAGCAGAGCCTCTGGCCGGGGCGGGCAGCCGGGCACGTACACGTCCACGGGCACCAGGTTGTCCACGCCCTCGACGATGGCGTACTGCCCCTCGAAGTTGAACGGCCCGCCCGAGATGGCGCAGTTGCCCAGCGCCATGACGTAGCGCGGCGCGGGCATCTGTTCGTACAGGCGCACCAGCGCCGGGGCCATCTTGCGGGTGACGGTGCCCGCCACGATCATCAGGTCGGACTGGCGCGGCGAGGGGCGAAACACTTCCGCCCCGAAGCGCGAGATGTCGAACCGGGCCATGCCCACCGCCATCATTTCGATGGCGCAGCAGGCCAGGCCGAAGGTCATGGGCCACAGCGACATGGCCCGGCACACGTCCAGGATCTTCTGCACCGGCGCCACGTTGACGATGGGTGCATCAACCCCGCCCGTGGCCGGAGCGATGACCGGGGGCCTTACAGGGCAATCTTGCGCGGCCATGTGAACACCCCCTTGGCGCGGAAATAGACCAGGGCAAGCACGAGGAAGAACAGGAAGACGCAGATTTCGATGAAGGCGGTCCAGCCCACGGTGGTGTGGTAGTGGGCGGCGGCGGGGAACAGGTACAGCACGTCCACGTCGAAGGCGATGAACAGCAGGGCGTAGACGTAGTAGTTGATGCCGAAGCGGGTCCAGGCGTTGCCGTGGGGGCGCATGCCACATTCGTAGGACATGCCCAGGTCGCCGCCGCGCGCCCGTGGAGCCACGAGCATGGCGAGGATGAGCGGGCCGCCCGCGAACGCGAGCCCCGCAATGAGGAAGAGAATGATAGCAAGATGCAGGATGTCGAAAACCATCGGTCACCTCCGGAAACCAGTGAAACCGCAGCGCGGCTGCGGCATTGGATTGCCCGTTGCGTGCGCATGCCATGTCAGGAGCGCCTGACATGCGGTGCGCGCCGGCGGCGACCGTGTCCGCCGGGTTGGCGTTTGCCCGTCGATGGTGGGCGAAACGCGGAGGAAGTGGTGTTGTGGTGAGCTACCTCACGGTGTTACGTTTGTCAAATTAGTGTTACCGACTGAATCCTGATGCCATGGCCGGTAGTTGCACCGTGTCGTGTTCGCAGCCCCTGCGGAAGGAACCCCGGCGTCGGCGGTCTGCGGCGGTGCGGAGCCTTCCGCTGCCTGCATGCCCGATTCCGCCGCCAGTGAACGTGACCGGCATCACGGACCATGTCCCGTGCCCGCAGCCCCTCGCGAGAGTCTGACGGGAGCCTGACGGGAGCCGACGCGAAAAGGCCCGCCCGGCGAGGGGCGTGGGCAGGTTCGCGTACCGAACAGACTAATGGTCTATCATCCGTATATCACCCAATGTCAGTAACTGCTACCATGTTTGGAAATTCACGTGGAAATATTTGCGCTTCGCCGGGGGGCGGTGCGGCGCGGCGGGCAAAACCGGGGCAAGTGGCGAAAAACGGGGGCATGCAGGGGATGGGGATGAAACTGTCTGGGCAGCCAACCGCATTGGTTGAACGGCGAAAGAACTTTTTTCGGAACATTCCGCCAATACTGACTTTTTGAATCCGGATGCGTGAGGGGGGCGTTCGCTGGCCAGGGCGGATGCCCGGCTGGCGGGAAAGGGCAGGGCGCAGGAAGGAGGGGGCGGAAGAGGCGGCGGGGCGTCAGGCGACCTCGGGACATGCCGGGTGCTGTTCGGAGAAGCCGAGGGATATCACGAGGTACCGGGGGGCCGGGGCGAAGGGCGCAACGGACGGGCCTGCCGCCGGTCACGGCAGGCGGGCGCAATGGCGGGGCACGGTCTGGCAGGGCCGCGCGGCGGGAAAGGGCGCGGCCACGAAGGGGAGTGCAGGGGGCGCGACGGCAGGCTATTCGGCGGTCTGTTCGGCGTCGAGCATGGCGTCCATCCACAGTCCGGCCACGATGTCGCCGCCCTCGTCGGTGAAGTGGCATCCGTCGCGGCGGAAGGGCAGGCCCACCTCGTCGGTATCCGGCCCCAGGGTCACGTTGGGCACCTGGCGGGCCAGTTCCTGCTGGGCCTGGCGTACCGATTCGCTGCCGAAGCGGCGGCACAGCGAGGTCTGCGAAACCAGCACCGGGTTGTCGATGCCGAAGGTGCGCAGCGTGCCCACCAGATCGAGGAAATCGTACTTGTACAGCAGGCGCGGCAGGGAATTGAGCGCGTCCGATTCACCGTGGAACCAGAACACGTAGTCCGGCCTGATGGGCAACTGCTGGATGGCGCGCAACCGATCCTCCAGCTTGGGCCGCACCGGGCCGCCGGGCAGCCAGTAGGACAGCGGCGAGCCGCCCTCCGCGATGACCGAAAGCACCACGTACCGCCAGCGCCCGGTGGCCAGCGCCAGTCGGGCGAAGCGCGACCACACCGACCCCCGTTCGCCCGTGCCGCCCAGCATGGGGTCTTCGGCGGGGTACAGGGTGCCGTCGTACTCGATGAACACGTTTTCCAGGTCGTCGGAGGGCAGGGGGGTATCCACCTCGTTGGCGGCGTTGGACTGCCCCATGACCAGCACGTACAGGGTGTTGCCGTCGGCCAGTCGCTCCAGGGGCACGGCCTCGCGGGCGGAGACATCGGTGACCAGGTCGGAATCGTCGAACAGGCGGTAGTCGTACAGCCGGGCCTTGGTGTAGCGGGCCAGGCCCACCAGGCCATGGCGCAGGGGCGGGTGGGCCAGCAGCATCGCGGCCAGCAGGACTGGCAGGGCATGGAGGAGGTACAGGCGGGAGCGGCGCGACATGGATGCTGTCTTGGCTGGTGTGCCGGAGTTGCGGGGGACGTTGCCGGGTTGCGGAAGCCTTGCCGGGTTGCGTGAAGCTTTGCCGGGTTGCGGAAGCTTTGCCGGTTTGCAGCGGTGGGTGCAGGGTTGCACAGGGGGTTTGCTGGACGCCTTCTAGAACCACCGGGGGCGGATGGCAAGGGGCAAATGGTAACGGTGTGTAACAGCCCCGGCGGGCCGTCCGGGGGGCGGAAACGACTGGTCCGGACAGGGGCGCACCCGGCGCAAGTGGTGCCGGAAGCCCCTGATTTGCCATGCCAGCGGCAGGGGTGTACCGTGCCGGACGATTTTCTCCAAAGACCGTGCCGACCCGAAGGGGCAAGGAACCCGCGCGGCCCGGAGCCCACCCCCGCAACATGTCCGTCAACAGGGGGACGGCTTGCCCGCGAAGCTGTTCACGGTGCCTTCATGTCTCATGTGCCTTGTGTCGGCTGCGGCTGGTGCTGCCTGTCCGACCAGTGCCTGGTCTCACACCATCTGCACGGCTATCTGCCGCGTTGCCCGGAACTGCTCTGGGATGCAGCGCTGGGCCGGTACCTGTGCCTGCTGATGGCGCCGCGGGCGCAGCATTGCACGGCACCCGGCCAGTCGCCGGACACGTCTGGACCGGACATGCCCGGACCGAACACGTCTGATCCGTACACGTCTGGACCGGACACGTCCCATCCCGACGTGCCTGAGGCAGCCCAGTCTGGCTCAACCCCGTCTGGCCCAGCCCCGTTTGGCCCAGCCGCGCCCGGTCCGGATCTGACCGAACTGCGCCAGGGCCTTGGCTGCTGCGCGCCGCTGTGCTCGTGGCGGCGCGCCGTGCGCGATCGGGGATAGCTGCCGGGTGCAACCGCAGGCCGTCATGCGGGGCAGCCGGGCAATCAGCTTGGGCAAGAGGGCATTGCTCCTGCCGTTCTGCCAGTCAGCCTGCCCGCCGCCTGCCAGCCCGGCGCCCAGCCAGTCAGGCGCCCAGCCAGTCAGGCGCCCCTACGCTTCCCAGACGTCCAGTCTGTCCTCGGGTATGGCGTGCTCGGACAGGAAGGCCCAGGCCACGTCCTCTTCGCCTTCGGGCACGATGAGCACCAGGTGCCCCTTGATGGCTTCCGCGTGGCGGGCGAAGGTCAGCAGCCGTTCCGCCAGTTCCTGCGTGGCGAATGCCTCGCGCGGGCATATCTCGAAAATGCAGGCCACGCCCTTGGCGTTGGTGGCGGTCAGGTCGGGCAT encodes the following:
- a CDS encoding NADH-quinone oxidoreductase subunit B, with translation MAAQDCPVRPPVIAPATGGVDAPIVNVAPVQKILDVCRAMSLWPMTFGLACCAIEMMAVGMARFDISRFGAEVFRPSPRQSDLMIVAGTVTRKMAPALVRLYEQMPAPRYVMALGNCAISGGPFNFEGQYAIVEGVDNLVPVDVYVPGCPPRPEALLEGLFQIQHKITGRRWWPVPAEISGSMGGGA
- a CDS encoding NADH-quinone oxidoreductase subunit A; translation: MVFDILHLAIILFLIAGLAFAGGPLILAMLVAPRARGGDLGMSYECGMRPHGNAWTRFGINYYVYALLFIAFDVDVLYLFPAAAHYHTTVGWTAFIEICVFLFFLVLALVYFRAKGVFTWPRKIAL
- a CDS encoding sialate O-acetylesterase; the encoded protein is MSRRSRLYLLHALPVLLAAMLLAHPPLRHGLVGLARYTKARLYDYRLFDDSDLVTDVSAREAVPLERLADGNTLYVLVMGQSNAANEVDTPLPSDDLENVFIEYDGTLYPAEDPMLGGTGERGSVWSRFARLALATGRWRYVVLSVIAEGGSPLSYWLPGGPVRPKLEDRLRAIQQLPIRPDYVFWFHGESDALNSLPRLLYKYDFLDLVGTLRTFGIDNPVLVSQTSLCRRFGSESVRQAQQELARQVPNVTLGPDTDEVGLPFRRDGCHFTDEGGDIVAGLWMDAMLDAEQTAE